In Sulfurimonas sp. hsl 1-7, the genomic window TATATAGAGTTATAAGTAATGTATAATTGATTCATACTTATATAGATACATTTACATAATCTGTATTTTCTTATTTACTATAGTAAATGTTGAAAAATTAAAATTATTTTCTAATAATATAGAATATATTGTAAAAGTTAGTTTGTTAATTTTTAAAGATAAGATTTGTTTTGAAGTTTTAAAATAAAATTTGAAGAATTAAATGAAGTGGGGACTTAGAAGAATTATTTTCTTCTAAGCTCTTTAATACGTGCAGCTTTACCAGCTAGGTTACGTAAGTAGAAAAGTTTCGCACGACGAACACGACCGCGACGAATAACTGTGATTTCATTGATTGAATCAGTATAGATTGGGAAAATTCTCTCAATACCTACACCGTTAGCACCAATTTTACGTACAGTTACAGTTTCACCTGTACCTTGACCACGTCTTGCGATACAAACACCCTCGTAATTTTGAACACGAGTTTTGTCTCCCTCTTTAATAGTTACTGCTAGACGAACAGTATCACCAGCACGAAAATCTGGAATATTTTTGTCAGCGATTTGTGCTTTTTCAAAGTTTTCTATGTACTTATTTCTCATAAGATTTCCTTGTTTTATGCTTTAACAGCTGCTCAGGTCTGAAGAACTTGGTCTTTGCTTCAGACAAGGCGAATTTTAGTGAGCGAATTTTACTATGATTTCCCTTTAAGTATTCTGATGGAACACTTATTTGCTCATAAGTCTGTGGTTTTGAGAAGCTTGGAGCTTCCAGTAATTCAGTCTCAAAGCTTTCAACTTCAAGCGATTCACTGTTTCCAAGTACACCTTCAACATTTCTAGCAGTGGCATCACATATTACCATCGAGGCTAGTTCACCTCCTGTTAATATGTAGTCACCTATGCTAAAAACTTCATCAGCATATTTCTCAATTACCCTCTCATCAATCCCTTCATAGCGCCCACTCACAAACGCTACATGTGATTTTTTTGCAAGTCTTTTCGCATCATTCTGCGTAAAAGGTTTTGCAACTGGAGTTAGAAAAACTATATGAACATCTTCATCTTTTTTTTGTAAATCTTCCAAACAGTCATAAAGTGGTTGAGGATTCATTACCATCCCTGCTCCACCGCCGACTGCAGTATCATCTACTTTAAGATGTTTATTTTTTGAGTAATCTCTAGGGTTTAGATACTTAATATCTAAAATCCCTTTTTCGATTGCTCTTTTTAAGATAGAGTCACCGAAATAACCCTCAATCAAATTTGAAAAAAGGGTTACAAAAGTAAAAGTCATTATGACGCTTCTAAGATATCAATCCCACCACTGATAGTGATTGTTTTGCTATCTATATCCACACTCTTTTTAAACGGTT contains:
- the rplS gene encoding 50S ribosomal protein L19 yields the protein MRNKYIENFEKAQIADKNIPDFRAGDTVRLAVTIKEGDKTRVQNYEGVCIARRGQGTGETVTVRKIGANGVGIERIFPIYTDSINEITVIRRGRVRRAKLFYLRNLAGKAARIKELRRK
- the trmD gene encoding tRNA (guanosine(37)-N1)-methyltransferase TrmD; this translates as MTFTFVTLFSNLIEGYFGDSILKRAIEKGILDIKYLNPRDYSKNKHLKVDDTAVGGGAGMVMNPQPLYDCLEDLQKKDEDVHIVFLTPVAKPFTQNDAKRLAKKSHVAFVSGRYEGIDERVIEKYADEVFSIGDYILTGGELASMVICDATARNVEGVLGNSESLEVESFETELLEAPSFSKPQTYEQISVPSEYLKGNHSKIRSLKFALSEAKTKFFRPEQLLKHKTRKSYEK